In one Cloacibacillus porcorum genomic region, the following are encoded:
- a CDS encoding TRAP transporter small permease: MKAAFLKLMEIINRAVMIFLVFLLALAFVMLFTQIFSRYVLKIPFLMGDEISRYSTVWIVFLGTALAARGNKMIKMEVIYSMLPFADKNRALFEWFCHIITIIFFFFVLTYGLNMMKINSMQVTPILGIKMAIPYAALPVGSFLIIANTIASLCTLNSGKEIDPLEKIERESSC; this comes from the coding sequence GTGAAAGCTGCATTTCTAAAACTTATGGAAATTATAAACCGCGCAGTGATGATTTTCCTCGTATTCTTGTTGGCGCTGGCCTTTGTAATGCTCTTTACGCAGATATTTTCGCGGTACGTTCTGAAAATTCCCTTTCTAATGGGGGATGAAATAAGCCGCTATTCAACGGTGTGGATAGTATTCCTGGGTACGGCGCTCGCGGCGCGCGGCAACAAAATGATAAAAATGGAGGTCATCTATTCGATGCTTCCGTTCGCGGATAAGAACAGGGCTCTGTTTGAATGGTTCTGCCATATCATTACGATAATTTTCTTTTTCTTCGTCCTCACGTACGGACTGAATATGATGAAAATAAACAGTATGCAGGTGACGCCGATACTCGGCATAAAGATGGCGATACCCTACGCGGCGTTGCCCGTCGGTTCGTTTTTGATCATTGCGAATACGATTGCTTCGCTCTGCACGCTTAACTCCGGAAAGGAGATAGACCCGCTGGAAAAGATTGAGAGGGAATCGTCATGCTGA
- a CDS encoding acyl CoA:acetate/3-ketoacid CoA transferase → MNKYRRHGGPVPVLSAREAVMMIEDGAVVAIVGAGGGITEPTKLIDGLAERFRETGEPKNLTFWHATGLGDRGDRGMSPLAQPGLVKRAIGGHWGQSPRLAEMAERNEIEAYCLPQGTMSQLLRTAAAGQPGLLTHSGLNTYIDPRQTGGRLNARTTEELIELVEMDGREWLYYRAPKIDVAVIRGTTADTDGYISMESEIAWLDSLPMAQAAHNNGGIVIAQVKNLVKAGTIHPRDVKIPGYLVDAVVVDPGQCQLYNAPENRFLCGDYIAEEGKCESLLLNERKVIARRALMEIRDGDVGNLGVGISDGIGSVAREEGLGGNFTLTIETGPIGGVTAQGIFFGASVNSKALADMPAQFDFYGGGGLDVCFLSFAEVDPVGNVNVSRFNGKIQGVGGFIDISSRSRKIIFSGTLTAGGLKTAVGEGRIRIVSEGRFKKFLMKTEEISFSASEALRNGQEVLYLTERAVFRLTSSGVMLIEVAPGIDIEHDVVAHMGFRPLIAEEVKIMDSRLFAEGRMDIREEWLKS, encoded by the coding sequence ATGAACAAATATCGCAGACATGGAGGCCCCGTTCCTGTACTTTCGGCTAGGGAGGCCGTAATGATGATAGAGGACGGGGCGGTGGTGGCGATCGTAGGAGCGGGCGGCGGCATCACCGAACCGACAAAGCTGATAGACGGTCTCGCCGAGCGTTTTCGTGAAACGGGCGAGCCGAAAAACCTGACTTTTTGGCACGCCACAGGCCTCGGCGACCGCGGCGACAGGGGCATGTCGCCGCTTGCGCAGCCGGGACTGGTGAAGCGCGCCATCGGAGGCCACTGGGGACAGTCTCCGCGTCTCGCGGAGATGGCCGAACGCAACGAGATCGAGGCATACTGTCTGCCGCAGGGAACGATGAGCCAGCTCTTGCGCACGGCGGCCGCGGGACAGCCCGGACTGCTTACCCATTCCGGCCTCAACACCTATATCGACCCGCGTCAGACGGGCGGCAGGCTCAACGCCCGTACCACGGAGGAGCTTATAGAACTCGTCGAGATGGACGGGCGGGAGTGGCTTTATTACCGGGCACCGAAGATAGACGTCGCGGTGATCAGGGGGACCACGGCGGATACCGACGGATACATCAGCATGGAGAGCGAGATTGCGTGGCTTGATTCGCTGCCGATGGCACAGGCAGCGCACAATAACGGCGGCATCGTCATCGCGCAGGTGAAGAACCTTGTCAAAGCGGGGACGATCCACCCGCGCGACGTGAAGATACCCGGCTATCTGGTGGACGCCGTGGTGGTTGATCCCGGCCAGTGCCAGCTCTATAACGCGCCGGAAAACCGCTTTCTCTGCGGCGATTATATCGCGGAAGAGGGCAAGTGCGAGTCGCTGCTGCTTAACGAACGCAAGGTCATAGCTAGGCGCGCGCTGATGGAAATAAGGGACGGCGACGTCGGCAACCTCGGAGTAGGGATATCGGACGGCATTGGCAGCGTCGCGCGCGAAGAGGGGCTCGGCGGCAATTTCACGCTGACGATCGAGACCGGTCCGATCGGCGGGGTGACGGCGCAGGGGATATTCTTTGGCGCCAGCGTAAATTCAAAGGCGCTTGCGGATATGCCGGCGCAGTTTGATTTTTACGGCGGCGGCGGTCTCGACGTCTGTTTCCTCAGCTTTGCCGAGGTAGATCCCGTCGGCAATGTCAACGTCAGCCGCTTCAACGGCAAGATCCAGGGAGTCGGAGGCTTCATCGACATATCTTCGCGCAGCAGGAAGATAATTTTCAGCGGCACGCTGACCGCAGGAGGGCTGAAGACTGCGGTCGGAGAGGGGCGGATCCGGATTGTGAGCGAGGGGCGTTTTAAAAAATTCCTTATGAAGACGGAGGAGATATCGTTCAGCGCCTCCGAGGCGCTGCGCAACGGACAGGAGGTCCTTTACCTAACCGAAAGGGCAGTCTTCCGCCTCACGAGCTCCGGCGTCATGCTCATCGAGGTCGCTCCCGGCATCGATATCGAACATGACGTCGTGGCGCACATGGGATTCCGCCCGCTGATCGCGGAAGAGGTCAAAATCATGGATTCGCGTCTGTTTGCCGAGGGGCGAATGGATATCAGGGAAGAATGGCTTAAATCGTAA
- a CDS encoding TRAP transporter large permease, with the protein MLIMFGTLFICLLLTAPMAVSIGLSALTMIWANETPTIVLAQRMFSAVDSAPLLAIPFFVLAGSLMKGGGISQRLVKFADACVGGITGGLSIVAILASMFFAAISGSGPATTAAIGSIMIPAMLAKGYNIKFVAATEATAGQLGVIIPPSIPFVIFGLATGVSIGDLFMAGVMPGILIGCSLILVAYCVAKTNGYKPDRPLPWRERWEAFKESVWALFMPVLILGGIYKGIFTPTESAVVASAYALFVGAFVYKELKLKDLFPIFAETIVLVSKIMIIISAAGIFAYILTIYRIPHLVGNWFISITDSKIIFLLIVNLLLLIVGMFFDTTPAIVVLAPILMPVATSLGIAPLHMGVIIVCNLAIGFITPPFGVNLFVASQLTGLRVEQMGRYLLTYIGVLVVDILMISYIPAISLWLPSLLMR; encoded by the coding sequence ATGCTGATAATGTTCGGAACGCTTTTCATCTGCCTGCTGCTAACCGCCCCGATGGCCGTCTCGATCGGCCTTTCAGCGCTGACGATGATCTGGGCGAACGAAACGCCGACGATCGTGCTCGCGCAGCGGATGTTCTCTGCGGTTGACTCGGCGCCGCTGCTCGCGATACCTTTCTTTGTCCTCGCCGGTTCGCTCATGAAGGGCGGCGGTATCTCGCAGCGTCTTGTTAAATTCGCCGACGCCTGCGTGGGCGGCATCACGGGAGGGCTGTCGATCGTCGCTATCCTCGCCTCTATGTTCTTTGCCGCGATCTCGGGCTCCGGACCTGCCACGACGGCGGCGATCGGCTCCATTATGATACCGGCGATGCTGGCTAAAGGCTATAACATAAAGTTCGTCGCGGCGACGGAGGCTACTGCGGGGCAGCTGGGGGTCATCATCCCTCCCTCGATCCCCTTCGTGATATTCGGCCTCGCCACCGGCGTTTCCATAGGCGACCTTTTTATGGCGGGGGTTATGCCTGGGATACTGATCGGATGCAGCCTCATCCTCGTCGCCTATTGCGTGGCGAAGACGAACGGCTACAAGCCGGACAGGCCGCTGCCGTGGCGCGAGCGCTGGGAGGCCTTCAAGGAAAGCGTCTGGGCGCTATTTATGCCGGTCCTCATTCTGGGAGGTATCTATAAAGGCATATTCACGCCGACTGAATCGGCCGTGGTCGCCTCGGCTTACGCCCTCTTTGTCGGAGCCTTCGTCTATAAAGAGCTTAAACTGAAAGATCTCTTCCCGATATTCGCCGAGACGATCGTGCTGGTCTCCAAAATAATGATAATCATCTCGGCGGCAGGTATCTTCGCCTATATCCTTACGATCTACCGTATTCCACATCTTGTTGGCAACTGGTTCATCAGCATCACCGACAGCAAAATAATCTTCCTGCTTATTGTAAACTTGTTGCTTCTAATCGTCGGAATGTTTTTTGATACGACACCTGCCATCGTCGTACTTGCCCCGATACTAATGCCGGTGGCGACGAGCCTGGGCATCGCACCGCTCCATATGGGAGTGATCATAGTCTGCAACCTCGCGATCGGGTTCATCACGCCTCCGTTCGGAGTAAACCTCTTCGTTGCGAGCCAGCTGACGGGACTCCGCGTCGAGCAGATGGGACGCTACCTTTTGACGTACATAGGAGTGCTTGTTGTCGATATCCTGATGATATCCTATATCCCGGCCATCAGTTTATGGCTGCCTAGCCTCCTAATGAGATAA
- a CDS encoding 2-dehydropantoate 2-reductase: MRTVILGAGSLGSAIGGALSLAGNNVTLVARSRAHVEAVNRSGLKMIADGIERTARPIAVTEALGLPPAELLIVLVKSFATKSAIEGARSLIGERTAVLTLQNGLGNEELIAEMVGAEKVVSGKSYLGGVLLSPGVVKAGISAKETVIGELDGSVTERIRAIAELFNAAGMRTTVSENIRGLIWDKLLLNSATGAVSAISGLCYGELYKLPEMERSGCAAVREGIEAARKLGIKLSCEDPKKIWEKARRGLAYDFKTSMLQSVESGRPTEIDFINGALARAAEEAGLTAPVNRTLTACVKGIEAANKLKAEAAKRAVELDHAALYVGDIDGCVEFFERTFKMSVVDDRRDDALRQAWLDGGIQLIEKPCCGGGKLAHIAVACADVKERLAAALACGAEPFPGKENWFTAPGEIVIELTEAN; this comes from the coding sequence CTCGTCGCGCGCAGCCGTGCGCATGTCGAGGCCGTCAACAGATCGGGGCTGAAGATGATAGCCGACGGCATTGAACGCACGGCGCGTCCCATCGCCGTCACCGAGGCGCTGGGGCTTCCCCCGGCGGAGCTGCTTATCGTGCTGGTGAAATCTTTTGCCACTAAGTCGGCGATAGAGGGAGCACGCTCGCTCATTGGCGAGCGAACGGCGGTGCTGACGCTGCAGAACGGCCTCGGCAACGAGGAGCTAATCGCGGAGATGGTCGGCGCGGAAAAGGTCGTCAGCGGCAAGAGTTATCTTGGCGGCGTGCTCCTCTCTCCGGGAGTCGTCAAAGCGGGGATCAGCGCGAAAGAGACGGTAATAGGCGAGCTCGACGGCTCTGTCACGGAGAGGATCCGTGCGATCGCGGAGCTGTTTAACGCCGCCGGCATGAGGACGACGGTCAGCGAAAATATCAGGGGCCTCATCTGGGACAAGCTGCTGCTGAATTCGGCGACGGGCGCGGTGTCGGCCATAAGCGGCCTCTGCTACGGCGAGCTCTACAAATTGCCGGAGATGGAAAGGTCCGGATGCGCGGCGGTACGCGAAGGAATCGAGGCGGCGCGGAAGCTTGGGATCAAGCTCTCGTGCGAAGACCCGAAGAAAATATGGGAGAAGGCCAGGCGTGGCCTCGCCTACGACTTCAAGACCTCGATGCTGCAAAGCGTGGAGAGCGGACGGCCCACGGAGATAGATTTCATAAACGGGGCGCTGGCGCGCGCCGCGGAGGAGGCCGGCCTCACCGCGCCGGTAAACAGAACGCTCACGGCCTGTGTGAAGGGTATCGAGGCGGCAAACAAGCTAAAGGCGGAGGCTGCGAAGAGGGCAGTCGAACTGGACCATGCCGCGCTTTATGTGGGCGACATTGACGGCTGTGTAGAATTTTTTGAAAGGACATTTAAAATGTCCGTCGTTGACGATCGCAGAGATGACGCGCTGCGTCAGGCTTGGCTTGACGGAGGAATTCAACTGATAGAAAAGCCCTGCTGCGGCGGCGGGAAGCTGGCCCATATAGCGGTAGCCTGCGCCGATGTCAAAGAGAGGCTAGCCGCCGCCTTAGCCTGTGGTGCTGAACCCTTTCCCGGCAAAGAAAATTGGTTCACGGCGCCCGGCGAAATCGTGATAGAGCTGACGGAGGCGAACTGA
- a CDS encoding TRAP transporter substrate-binding protein, protein MKKFMVAAVLIFAAMLLSFGAQAEAAKPKVMKVGLVTARDTAQAKALELFIKEVEQKSGGAIKGELFADAQLGGTREMIEALQSNIIQGYVGGAADLAPFVPSFNALELHLMVPHGSYKDYEAADKIFTSAPAMEMLKDLERSNMKGLAYWESGYKHITNNKGPITKQSQLKGLKVRSIENPGQVEALKMLGALPVIVPFPEVFTSLQQGLIDSQENLIGNIIKSNFYQAQKYLTLSGNLYLRAPLIVNKGFFDSCTPEQQKILTEAAKNGIKNMRRLLIEEDTQGLAFLKSKGIVITEAMEPKEVVNMRNELRPMQVKYIEKYDPKNGKEFIKVIDAAWAEWEKKNVK, encoded by the coding sequence ATGAAAAAATTTATGGTGGCAGCGGTACTTATTTTTGCGGCGATGTTGCTGAGTTTTGGAGCGCAGGCTGAGGCGGCGAAGCCAAAGGTGATGAAGGTCGGACTTGTGACGGCGCGCGACACGGCACAGGCCAAAGCGCTCGAACTCTTTATCAAAGAGGTGGAACAGAAGAGCGGCGGCGCGATCAAGGGCGAACTCTTCGCCGACGCGCAGCTCGGCGGCACGCGCGAAATGATAGAGGCACTCCAAAGCAACATTATTCAGGGCTATGTCGGCGGCGCGGCGGACTTGGCGCCCTTTGTTCCCAGCTTCAACGCACTTGAGCTGCACCTTATGGTGCCGCACGGCAGCTACAAAGATTACGAAGCTGCCGACAAAATATTCACGAGCGCGCCAGCGATGGAAATGCTCAAGGATCTCGAAAGGTCCAACATGAAGGGGTTGGCCTACTGGGAGAGCGGCTATAAACATATCACCAATAACAAAGGGCCGATTACGAAGCAGTCTCAGCTCAAGGGGCTGAAGGTGCGCAGCATAGAGAATCCCGGGCAGGTCGAGGCGCTCAAAATGCTCGGCGCGCTGCCGGTAATCGTTCCCTTCCCAGAGGTATTCACATCGCTGCAGCAAGGGCTTATCGACTCGCAGGAGAACCTTATCGGCAACATCATCAAATCCAACTTTTATCAGGCTCAGAAATATCTAACCCTCTCCGGCAACCTCTACCTGCGCGCGCCGCTTATAGTAAACAAGGGATTCTTCGATTCCTGTACTCCAGAGCAGCAGAAGATACTGACAGAGGCCGCGAAAAACGGGATTAAAAACATGAGGAGGCTGCTGATCGAAGAGGACACGCAGGGGCTGGCGTTCCTTAAGAGTAAGGGCATCGTCATCACTGAGGCGATGGAACCCAAAGAGGTTGTAAATATGCGTAACGAGCTTCGTCCGATGCAGGTCAAATATATCGAAAAATATGATCCGAAGAATGGTAAGGAGTTTATCAAAGTCATAGACGCGGCCTGGGCTGAATGGGAAAAGAAAAACGTTAAATAA